In Camelina sativa cultivar DH55 chromosome 16, Cs, whole genome shotgun sequence, a single window of DNA contains:
- the LOC104752503 gene encoding uncharacterized protein LOC104752503 encodes MVDSTRLVLESRQKRVGKKRQLFKRRSLIKMASFWDGESNEIPKNATVPNVYRNIRRFCYRQRCLLGDLNVYAADTCEKLEDRLNELKEIEGVFVHSVRLIQDPNLTEEEEGEELRDVADLEMKEDILHYALIHEPPAPIFVITSDKDFVATVDILKIKGYDMYLSYILNKAGTPIKSFRDSIEWSKLVFDKDEALDQLMSSTKAYSPQSSLRVTEPMGSVKVFWDPRSAPTDLDGKKIRVNIERGLKVAGYQGGVEGPIVAFVRNSVYPKTSMQTMKANGIDIQLVYPPSKAKKPNEGHIDSKISHAIHLWCLDHLNAYPIVLISNDIRLASTVGKLVKDGFKIILACETRAPPDLKKAASSLLSWRDLQRSDDSDDDSDDDSDDNS; translated from the exons ATGGTGGATTCTACCCGTCTCGTCTTGGAATCTAGACAGAAAAGAGTAGGGAAAAAACGCCAACTCTTCAAACGAAGAAGTTTAATCAAGATGGCAAGCTTCTGGGACGGGGAATCTAACGAGATTCCCAAGAACGCGACCGTTCCGAATGTCTACCGCAATATTCGGCGTTTTTGCTACCGACAGCGGTGCCTCCTGGGTGACTTAAACGTTTATGCGGCTGATACCTGCGAGAAATTGGAAGACAGGCTCAACGAACTGAAGGAAATTGAGGGAGTGTTTGTTCATTCGGTTCGACTTATTCAAGATCCAA atcttactgaggaagaagaaggagaagaattaAGGGATGTGGCCGATCTAGAAATGAAGGAAGATATCCTTCATTACGCTCTGATACATGAACCGCCGGCCCCAATCTTTGTGATAACCTCTGATAAGGATTTCGTTGCCACAGTCGACATTTTGAAAATAAAGGGGTACGACATGTATCTGAGTTACATTCTTAACAAAGCTGGGACCCCGATCAAAAGTTTTAGGGATTCCATAGAATGGTCAAAGTTGGTGTTTGACAAAGACGAGGCTCTCGACCAGCTCATGTCGTCTACAAAGGCATATTCTCCTCAATCTTCTCTTCGGGTAACCGAACCCATGGGTTCTGTTAAG GTGTTTTGGGATCCAAGGTCTGCTCCCACTGATCTGGATGGAAAGAAGATTAGAGTAAATATTGAAAGAGGGTTAAAAGTTGCAGGCTATCAAGGTGGTGTAGAAGGACCTATAGTAGCCTTCGTCAGAAACAGTGTCTACCCCAAAACTTCAATGCAGACAATGAAGGCAAATGGTATCGACATACAGCTTGTTTACCCCCCTAGCAAAGCAAAAAAACCAAACGAGGGCCACATAGATTCGAAGATTAGTCATGCGATACACTTATGGTGTTTAGACCATCTGAATGCTTACCCGATAGTTCTGATTTCCAATGATATCAGGTTGGCTTCCACAGTCGGTAAATTGGTCAAGGATGGTTTTAAAATCATCCTTGCTTGTGAGACAAGGGCTCCACCTGATCTTAAGAAAGCTGCTTCCAGTCTACTCAGTTGGAGAGATCTTCAGCGCTCTGACGACTCAGATGATGACTCAGATGATGACTCAGATGACAACAGTTGA
- the LOC104752509 gene encoding uncharacterized protein LOC104752509 → MAEWKKWASIISVVASSLFSFLIVFQIPLFRVACRNKRCETPLEVISSELIANELVPSYVVKTFLFPGAFAKSLLAAGSSNYHNLFTSYGFDHIYPSSFSTDIHHLEVFAGSCLCLLGALLNIFKPTRISFLGTLLIYWGLVRDMLLLDSAHYWITSQRNSVRVYPMLFLASLSAFLSMRSDLRKIIRCCRSMPSLSTKGD, encoded by the exons ATGGCTGAATGGAAGAAATGGGCTTCGATAATCTCCGTTGTCGCGTCTTCTCTGTTCTCGTTCCTCATCGTCTTCCAGATTCCTCTTTTCag AGTAGCGTGTAGGAACAAGAGGTGCGAAACACCATTAGAGGTTATATCCTCTGAGTTGATTGCAAATGAACTGGTCCCTTCATATGTTGTCAAGACCTTCCTTTTCCCTGGTGCCTTTGCCAAGTCTCTCCTTGCTGCTGGCTCCTCCAACTATCACAACTTGTTCACCTCTTACGGTTTCGACCACATTTATCCATCCTCCTTTTCAACTGATATTCATCATCTCGAG GTCTTTGCTGGGAGTTGTTTATGTCTGCTTGGTGCTTTACTGAACATCTTCAAACCCACAAGGATTAGCTTCCTCGGAACGCTTTTGATCTACTGGGGTCTTGTCAGAGACATGCTTCTCTTGGACTCTGCTCATTATTGGATTACCTCACAGAGAAACTCTGTTCGTGTCTACCCAATGCTCTTTCTTGCTTCCCTTTCTGCGTTTCTCTCCATGCGAAGCGACCTCAGGAAGATCATCAGATGTTGCAGATCTATGCCCTCCTTATCCACCAAAGGAGACTAG
- the LOC104752511 gene encoding probable DNA replication complex GINS protein PSF1 isoform X2 produces MYGRKGYQLLKDFASGEKGQLKPFNSKLFDETIEECDQNHHLMQSLMRKMQQEDLDVQNSRNADHYGALIHHLSLMRNKRCLMAYVYNRAEIVRDLAWRVGLELLDLPSEIQEKLTSLEKEYFKNHSVTLKSYMGKVGIELNVDMVPPKDPYIKVRILDDIDEGIVLSDKTTNFARHSMHFLKRTDAEPYIARGQMEELTD; encoded by the exons ATGTACGGGAGAAAAGGGTATCAACTGTTGAAAGATTTTGCCTCCGGCGAGAAAGGCCAGCTCAAACCTTTTAAC AGCAAGCTTTTTGACGAGACTATTGAAGAATGTGACCAGAATCACCATCTTATGCAGTCCTTGATGAG GAAAATGCAGCAAGAAGATTTGGATGTTCAGAACAGTAGAAACGCTGACCACTATGGAGCACTCATTCATCACCTTTCCTTGATGCGGAACAAGCGCTGCCTCATGGCTTATGT GTACAACCGAGCTGAAATTGTGCGTGATTTGGCATGGAGAGTAGGCCTTGAACTTCTCGACCTTCCCTCTGAAATCCAAGAGAAGCTCACTTCACTGGAGAAGGAGTACTTTAAGAACCATTCCGTTACTCTGAAATCATACATGGGAAAAGTAGGAATCGAGTTGAATGTT GATATGGTGCCTCCAAAAGATCCTTACATCAAGGTCAGGATTCTGGatgatattgatgaaggaatcgTGCTGAGtgacaaaacaacaaattttgcCCGTCATTCTATGCATTTCCTCAAACGAACTGATGCGGAACCGTACATTGCTCGG GGACAAATGGAGGAGCTGACAGATTGA
- the LOC104752511 gene encoding probable DNA replication complex GINS protein PSF1 isoform X1, which produces MYGRKGYQLLKDFASGEKGQLKPFNSKLFDETIEECDQNHHLMQSLMRKMQQEDLDVQNSRNADHYGALIHHLSLMRNKRCLMAYVYNRAEIVRDLAWRVGLELLDLPSEIQEKLTSLEKEYFKNHSVTLKSYMGKVGIELNVDMVPPKDPYIKVRILDDIDEGIVLSDKTTNFARHSMHFLKRTDAEPYIARVSLFLIPSLELE; this is translated from the exons ATGTACGGGAGAAAAGGGTATCAACTGTTGAAAGATTTTGCCTCCGGCGAGAAAGGCCAGCTCAAACCTTTTAAC AGCAAGCTTTTTGACGAGACTATTGAAGAATGTGACCAGAATCACCATCTTATGCAGTCCTTGATGAG GAAAATGCAGCAAGAAGATTTGGATGTTCAGAACAGTAGAAACGCTGACCACTATGGAGCACTCATTCATCACCTTTCCTTGATGCGGAACAAGCGCTGCCTCATGGCTTATGT GTACAACCGAGCTGAAATTGTGCGTGATTTGGCATGGAGAGTAGGCCTTGAACTTCTCGACCTTCCCTCTGAAATCCAAGAGAAGCTCACTTCACTGGAGAAGGAGTACTTTAAGAACCATTCCGTTACTCTGAAATCATACATGGGAAAAGTAGGAATCGAGTTGAATGTT GATATGGTGCCTCCAAAAGATCCTTACATCAAGGTCAGGATTCTGGatgatattgatgaaggaatcgTGCTGAGtgacaaaacaacaaattttgcCCGTCATTCTATGCATTTCCTCAAACGAACTGATGCGGAACCGTACATTGCTCGGGTCAGTCTTTTCCTTATTCCCTCTCTAGAACTAGAATGA